From the genome of Scytonema hofmannii PCC 7110, one region includes:
- a CDS encoding type I polyketide synthase translates to MNNPSDTIDYQSRLKNALVALREMRAKLDAMQYSKTEPIAIIGMGCRFPGAKNLQAFWSLLRDGVDAITEVPPDRWDINEFYDPNPDTPGKMYVRSAGFIDQVDQFEPQFFGITPREAISMDPQQRLLLEVSWEAIEHSGTAPEGLRNSQTGVFVGITTNDYLQLQVESGDRTNIDAYSTTGNCLNAVAGRLSYTLGLVGPSMIVDTACSSSLVAIHLACQSLRNQECNLALAGGVNLILSPISTIATCRARMLAPDGRCKTFDDSADGFARGEGCGVVVLKRLSDAIADEDNILAVIRGSAVNQDGPSSGLTVPNGVAQQALLRKALANAGVEPTQVSYIEAHGTGTSLGDPIEVESLGVVLGQGRSKEQPLVIGSAKTNIGHLESAAGVAGLIKVVLSLQNKEIPPHLHFNNPNPHIRWTELPVVVPTQRMSWRAENGLRIAGVSGFGVSGTNAHLVLEEAPLREMGRKRDSSSEERPLHLLSLSAKSEEALQQLVSDFYTTIKANPNLNLADVCFTANTGRSVFDHRLALVAKNLPQVCEQLAAFSVKLNPDNVFAGFFKNTHKPRIAFLFTGQGSQFAGMGRQLYEQAPAFREALDRCDTILRPYLQQPLLSVLYPAATSDSPINQTAYTQPALFALEYALFELWRSWGITPDVVMGHSVGEYVAGVSAGVFSLEDGLKLIAERSRLMQALPLGGEMAAVFADEATVRAAVSPYGRKIAIAALNGPQNVVISGEGESVRAVVVELQACGIWSRRLNVSHAFHSPLIEPMLDAFEQQAATVTYSEPNIDLISNVTGQLVRPSEMSQASYWRNHVRKTVRFADGIQTLHAQAIDIVVEIGPNPVLIDIGRQCFPEGTEVWLPSLRREHDDWEQLLQSLGQLYVNGVKVNWSGFDRDYQRAKVSLPTYPFQRQRYWLDIKAVEVPSKKEQTQLKNQETFSTSIPETNFQDRIFAIIAKTSGRKQDQLTPDMSLEGDLGLDSLMMTQLMSDLVKLIPDDQKTAFSNYFSLRDLMQSQTVRQVIQRFEEWQPSSEKDTNSTEETKVVNLDPHEQRSHPQPANENVLPPLPTPYSPLPILHGQYFHLVGHWVVSSNSLFSSLRLQGSFDTDVAWQSWKHLISRHPMLRARFHVPEGATRFRDYQMEVLEEAIPPEIPVTDLRHLDTDAQEQAIQEELQRWLNYQWSMIEWPLHRFSVLQLGDNDYQLFLGNEHLISDALGNHIILREFMEIYRALISNDEPNLLPATTLQEYSEVVGAMNAWYDPEEDRLLTEYTSKQGKDSYFWNPQGGTVNYTHPEFHTQRYRLGREITAKLIAQTREWRLPINSLLMGAFLRAVVKFQQSSQPAIVQVPTGGRIYPGVDASHIVSSFAQNLALSFAPPQPNEDWSTLLNRLHQEIQNGIASGLDRSQTRQIGTIFRNNIALEDGKIPDHSVAVFRSALKSNLYFPYTGHTHIDTQYGSIAVTSYQAGGINAAGTIDILQEIFDDSLHLFASYDRKFFNLSVIDSLMKEYISQIEELTSLTIQHQEITQPLPASQKETNTNIESLLRQVAEEICHYPITSEEMDQDLEADLGMDSLERIRIVTRLEKLHGKVDRQALFSCRSLQEMATVLNRE, encoded by the coding sequence ATGAACAATCCCTCAGACACTATCGACTATCAATCCCGCTTAAAAAATGCACTTGTTGCACTCCGAGAAATGCGAGCCAAGCTTGATGCAATGCAGTATTCTAAGACAGAACCGATCGCAATTATTGGGATGGGTTGTCGATTCCCAGGTGCAAAAAACCTACAAGCTTTCTGGTCTCTGCTGCGTGATGGAGTTGATGCTATTACAGAAGTTCCTCCCGACCGATGGGATATCAATGAATTTTATGACCCGAATCCTGATACACCAGGGAAAATGTATGTCCGAAGTGCTGGATTTATAGACCAGGTAGACCAGTTTGAACCGCAATTTTTTGGTATCACTCCACGGGAAGCTATTAGCATGGACCCCCAACAGCGACTCCTGTTAGAGGTCAGTTGGGAAGCGATCGAGCACTCTGGGACTGCTCCAGAAGGACTCAGAAACAGCCAGACTGGGGTTTTTGTTGGGATTACAACTAATGATTATTTGCAACTTCAGGTAGAATCTGGCGATCGCACCAACATTGACGCCTACAGTACCACAGGAAATTGTTTGAACGCTGTGGCTGGTCGTTTGTCATATACCCTGGGTCTTGTGGGTCCGAGTATGATCGTCGATACAGCGTGCTCGTCGTCATTGGTAGCGATCCATCTTGCTTGTCAAAGTTTACGCAATCAAGAGTGTAATTTAGCTCTTGCTGGTGGGGTTAACCTCATTCTGTCACCAATTTCAACCATTGCGACTTGTAGAGCCAGGATGCTAGCTCCTGACGGTCGCTGCAAAACCTTTGATGATTCAGCTGACGGTTTTGCTCGCGGAGAGGGTTGCGGGGTTGTGGTTCTTAAGCGTTTAAGTGATGCGATCGCCGATGAAGACAACATTTTGGCTGTGATTCGGGGTTCAGCAGTCAATCAAGATGGACCTAGTAGTGGTCTGACAGTTCCTAATGGAGTCGCTCAACAAGCACTGCTTCGCAAAGCCTTGGCTAACGCTGGGGTAGAACCAACACAAGTAAGCTACATTGAAGCTCATGGTACGGGTACATCTTTAGGAGACCCAATTGAGGTAGAGTCTTTGGGAGTTGTACTGGGTCAAGGACGCTCGAAGGAACAACCTTTAGTTATTGGCTCGGCGAAGACTAATATTGGTCACTTGGAATCAGCAGCTGGGGTGGCTGGGTTAATTAAAGTCGTGCTGTCATTGCAAAATAAAGAAATACCTCCCCATTTGCACTTCAACAATCCCAATCCTCACATCCGATGGACAGAACTTCCAGTGGTAGTTCCAACTCAAAGAATGTCTTGGAGAGCAGAAAATGGACTCCGCATTGCAGGGGTGAGTGGGTTTGGCGTTAGTGGAACCAACGCTCACTTAGTGCTTGAGGAAGCCCCTCTTAGGGAGATGGGGAGAAAACGTGACTCCAGCTCGGAAGAGCGCCCCTTGCATTTGCTTAGCCTTTCAGCAAAAAGTGAAGAAGCATTACAGCAATTAGTCAGCGACTTTTACACAACCATCAAAGCTAATCCCAACCTCAACCTCGCTGATGTTTGCTTTACAGCCAATACGGGTCGTTCTGTCTTTGACCATCGATTGGCGCTGGTTGCGAAAAACTTACCCCAGGTGTGTGAACAACTCGCAGCCTTTAGTGTTAAGCTCAACCCAGATAACGTGTTCGCAGGGTTCTTTAAAAACACCCATAAGCCCAGGATCGCATTTTTGTTTACCGGACAAGGCTCCCAGTTTGCAGGGATGGGACGCCAACTTTACGAACAAGCGCCCGCCTTCCGTGAAGCACTTGATCGCTGCGATACTATCTTGCGTCCCTACTTACAACAACCCCTGTTGTCTGTACTTTATCCAGCAGCAACTTCGGACTCTCCTATCAACCAGACTGCTTACACCCAACCAGCTTTGTTTGCCCTAGAATATGCTTTATTTGAATTATGGCGCTCTTGGGGAATTACTCCAGATGTGGTCATGGGTCATAGTGTCGGTGAATACGTGGCGGGTGTCAGTGCAGGAGTGTTCAGTTTAGAAGATGGTCTGAAACTCATAGCAGAGCGATCTCGTCTGATGCAAGCCCTACCACTAGGAGGTGAAATGGCTGCAGTGTTTGCAGATGAAGCCACTGTACGGGCTGCGGTCTCTCCCTATGGACGAAAAATTGCGATCGCAGCCCTCAATGGACCGCAAAACGTAGTGATTTCCGGTGAAGGAGAGAGTGTACGAGCAGTCGTTGTGGAATTGCAAGCTTGTGGAATTTGGTCTCGGCGCTTGAACGTGTCCCACGCATTTCACTCGCCCTTGATAGAACCAATGTTAGATGCTTTTGAGCAGCAAGCAGCAACTGTTACCTACAGCGAACCTAACATAGACCTCATCTCCAATGTCACAGGTCAACTGGTGCGCCCATCAGAAATGAGTCAAGCCAGCTATTGGCGGAATCATGTACGCAAAACCGTGCGATTTGCTGATGGAATACAAACGCTACACGCACAGGCGATCGATATTGTTGTGGAAATCGGACCAAATCCAGTACTGATTGACATCGGGCGACAGTGTTTCCCAGAAGGAACAGAGGTATGGTTACCTTCACTGCGTCGAGAACATGATGATTGGGAGCAGCTCCTCCAAAGTTTGGGACAGTTATACGTCAACGGCGTGAAAGTTAACTGGTCGGGTTTTGACCGGGATTACCAACGTGCAAAAGTGTCTTTACCTACCTATCCTTTCCAACGCCAACGTTATTGGTTGGACATCAAAGCCGTCGAAGTACCTTCCAAAAAAGAGCAAACACAACTCAAAAACCAAGAGACTTTCTCAACAAGCATTCCAGAAACAAACTTTCAAGACCGCATCTTTGCTATAATTGCTAAGACAAGCGGACGAAAACAAGACCAACTGACTCCGGATATGTCCCTAGAGGGAGACCTTGGTCTAGATTCTCTCATGATGACCCAACTCATGAGCGACTTAGTAAAACTTATTCCAGACGACCAAAAGACAGCATTTAGCAATTACTTTTCCTTACGTGACCTGATGCAGTCGCAAACCGTAAGGCAAGTCATTCAAAGATTTGAAGAATGGCAACCCTCTAGTGAAAAAGATACAAACAGCACAGAAGAAACCAAAGTTGTCAATCTAGACCCACATGAGCAGCGATCGCACCCACAACCAGCGAACGAAAATGTCTTACCCCCACTCCCTACTCCCTACTCCCCACTCCCCATACTACATGGTCAGTATTTTCACTTAGTAGGACACTGGGTTGTTAGTTCCAACAGTCTGTTCTCTTCCTTGCGTTTACAAGGGTCTTTTGATACAGACGTTGCGTGGCAAAGCTGGAAACACCTGATATCTCGCCATCCCATGTTGCGCGCTCGCTTCCACGTACCAGAAGGAGCAACTCGCTTTAGAGACTATCAGATGGAAGTTCTCGAAGAAGCGATTCCCCCTGAAATCCCAGTCACCGATCTCAGACATCTTGACACTGATGCTCAAGAACAGGCAATACAAGAAGAGTTACAGCGATGGCTGAATTACCAATGGTCAATGATTGAATGGCCACTGCATCGATTTTCCGTACTCCAGTTAGGAGATAACGATTATCAACTGTTTCTAGGTAACGAACATTTGATATCAGATGCGTTGGGAAATCATATCATACTGCGCGAATTTATGGAAATTTACCGCGCACTTATCAGCAACGATGAACCCAATCTGCTTCCAGCCACCACATTACAAGAGTACTCCGAAGTCGTGGGAGCCATGAATGCTTGGTATGACCCAGAGGAAGACCGTTTACTAACAGAGTATACTAGCAAACAGGGTAAAGATTCTTACTTCTGGAATCCACAAGGTGGTACTGTTAATTACACGCATCCTGAATTTCACACCCAGAGATACCGTCTTGGACGCGAAATCACTGCTAAGCTAATTGCCCAAACCCGTGAATGGCGATTACCTATCAATTCCCTCTTAATGGGAGCATTCCTGCGAGCAGTTGTGAAGTTTCAGCAGTCCTCTCAACCTGCGATCGTGCAAGTCCCCACTGGTGGTAGAATCTATCCAGGGGTAGATGCTTCTCATATAGTCAGCAGTTTCGCACAGAATCTCGCACTCAGCTTCGCACCGCCGCAACCAAACGAAGATTGGTCAACTCTGTTAAACCGTCTTCATCAGGAAATTCAAAATGGAATAGCCAGTGGACTTGACAGATCTCAAACTCGTCAGATTGGCACAATTTTCCGAAACAATATAGCGTTAGAAGACGGCAAAATACCCGACCATAGTGTAGCTGTATTCCGGAGTGCGTTAAAATCCAATCTCTATTTCCCTTACACCGGACACACCCACATTGACACTCAATACGGTTCTATAGCGGTAACTAGTTATCAAGCAGGTGGTATAAACGCTGCAGGAACGATAGATATCTTACAAGAGATATTTGACGACAGCCTGCATCTGTTTGCAAGTTACGATCGCAAATTCTTCAACCTGTCCGTAATTGACAGCTTAATGAAGGAATACATTTCTCAGATAGAAGAATTAACCTCACTGACAATTCAACACCAAGAAATAACACAACCGCTTCCAGCGTCCCAAAAAGAGACTAATACTAATATCGAGTCTCTACTTAGACAGGTAGCAGAGGAAATTTGTCACTACCCAATTACCTCTGAAGAGATGGATCAAGATTTAGAAGCGGACTTAGGTATGGATTCACTAGAACGCATACGTATCGTTACCCGTCTGGAAAAATTGCACGGAAAAGTCGATCGTCAAGCCTTGTTCAGTTGCAGAAGTTTGCAGGAAATGGCAACTGTATTGAACAGGGAGTAG
- a CDS encoding amino acid adenylation domain-containing protein — protein sequence MNKTVEIPYLKIVEQIQQTPDAVAVLHKETKLTYAELHRLSNQVANYLRTLGVGPNTLVGIMTQRGPLMVVGILGILKAGGAYVPLDPSYPAERIRYILDHAKIDTLLAESQVTSKLEECLDEKSLLHTLMFLDNEETFPARKELSLVDKNIWSAVSDKDVNYTNSPDDLMTVLYTSGSTGRPKGVMLNHRGYMNRLEWMQNTFQLKPGDRVAQKTSFCFDISVWELFWTLMEGATICPVERETVINPWDFAQWIEDTQINIMHFVPSLFGEFISALEDETWSFPHLRWLVFSGEALPLSFIQRWIDKYGTETGLANLYGPTEASIDVTAHIITQRPDENIPIGKAIDNVYIKILNEQMQPVAPGELGELWIGGIQLAKGYLNDVERTSAAFRSNPFSEIPGEHLYRTGDLAKELPDGSFEYHGRIDHQVKIRGFRVELGEIESVLNTHPSVREAAVLAVDYGAGQKRLVAWMSGQKVNNRQIKEHLSKQLPDYMIPQRLEWLPSLPKNHNGKLDRKALLALLPENRSTTEKAVTATDSFDEYLPLGPGQRWLTSYFQPPYQWTGYSRFLYHKPLNLELFNKALNLMVIRHPALRTVFVSHQGQWQQRVLGQPQPLTVSFHDRSHLTDEQRDEQIHTMIQQSSQKLQINEWPLMSTIVVKVSESCYDIAIVAHHIIADMLSTSVLFKELWYAYDQMLAGGNVSFENSSPPSYTDYVRLLVEQDKGGALASHVDYWNSQFPSREYTFVVPFDHLNGSNDEASACSQKFILTKEQTDTLVRKAKQHYGCNVYTLLLAPLYQLMANWSDKSWVVVSHRTNGRDLGANHLFWESVGNYAVNFPVGINVEHQEKWEQIIKNIKDGFDGLPMNGNTFDWICDRLPSHIYPDANLTPIRANYLGNRTLPVSEVFEFLAEDRDRRLSPPEQKRTTLLEFFFFTINGSLHLEIEYSRNFHLSETINELGKQYLKLMDDMLAAMYVEITG from the coding sequence ATGAACAAGACTGTGGAAATTCCTTACCTAAAAATTGTCGAACAGATTCAGCAAACACCTGATGCTGTAGCAGTATTGCATAAAGAAACCAAATTGACTTACGCCGAATTACATCGCCTTTCCAATCAAGTTGCGAATTATTTGCGGACTTTAGGTGTAGGACCAAACACCTTGGTAGGTATTATGACCCAGCGCGGTCCTCTCATGGTAGTAGGAATTTTAGGTATCCTTAAAGCTGGTGGTGCTTATGTTCCCCTCGATCCTTCTTACCCAGCAGAACGGATACGCTATATTTTAGACCATGCCAAAATTGACACTTTGCTTGCTGAGTCCCAAGTGACTTCCAAACTTGAAGAGTGCTTGGATGAGAAGTCGCTGTTGCATACCCTGATGTTTTTGGACAATGAAGAAACTTTCCCAGCAAGAAAAGAACTAAGCTTAGTTGATAAAAATATTTGGTCTGCTGTCTCAGATAAGGATGTAAATTATACTAATTCTCCAGATGATTTGATGACAGTTCTGTATACTTCTGGGTCTACAGGTCGCCCTAAAGGAGTCATGCTTAACCATCGTGGCTATATGAACCGCCTAGAGTGGATGCAAAATACCTTTCAGTTAAAACCCGGAGATCGAGTAGCACAGAAAACTTCTTTCTGTTTTGATATATCGGTTTGGGAACTCTTTTGGACGCTGATGGAGGGAGCTACAATTTGCCCTGTAGAGAGGGAAACAGTCATCAATCCTTGGGATTTTGCACAGTGGATCGAGGACACCCAAATTAATATTATGCACTTTGTCCCTTCGCTGTTTGGAGAGTTTATCAGTGCTTTGGAAGATGAAACTTGGTCATTTCCTCACCTACGTTGGTTAGTCTTTAGTGGTGAAGCTTTACCATTATCTTTTATACAACGTTGGATTGATAAGTATGGTACAGAGACTGGGTTAGCAAATTTGTACGGACCGACTGAGGCGTCTATTGACGTGACTGCTCATATTATCACTCAGCGACCTGATGAGAATATTCCTATCGGTAAAGCGATTGATAACGTCTACATCAAGATACTAAATGAGCAAATGCAGCCAGTTGCGCCAGGAGAGTTAGGAGAACTTTGGATAGGAGGTATACAACTGGCTAAGGGTTATCTTAACGATGTGGAACGAACATCAGCAGCTTTTCGCTCCAATCCCTTTTCTGAGATTCCTGGAGAACATCTCTATCGTACTGGCGATTTGGCAAAAGAATTGCCAGATGGTAGTTTTGAATACCACGGGCGTATCGATCATCAAGTTAAGATACGTGGTTTTCGTGTAGAATTGGGAGAAATCGAAAGCGTTCTCAATACTCACCCATCAGTACGTGAAGCAGCAGTCTTAGCAGTAGATTATGGAGCTGGACAGAAAAGGTTGGTCGCTTGGATGTCAGGACAGAAGGTTAACAACCGACAAATTAAGGAACATCTCTCCAAGCAACTACCAGATTACATGATTCCTCAACGATTGGAATGGCTCCCCAGTTTGCCCAAGAATCATAATGGTAAGTTGGATCGCAAAGCTTTGCTGGCTTTACTACCTGAGAACCGTTCAACAACTGAAAAAGCTGTCACTGCAACTGATTCATTTGATGAATATTTACCCCTTGGTCCTGGTCAGCGTTGGCTGACATCATACTTCCAGCCTCCTTACCAGTGGACGGGGTACTCGCGGTTTCTATACCACAAACCCTTAAATCTGGAGCTTTTCAACAAAGCTCTTAACCTTATGGTGATACGCCATCCCGCCTTGCGTACTGTGTTTGTCTCACACCAAGGTCAATGGCAACAGCGAGTGCTCGGTCAACCTCAGCCACTTACGGTTAGCTTTCACGATCGCAGTCACCTTACAGACGAACAGCGCGATGAACAAATCCACACCATGATACAACAAAGCAGCCAAAAACTCCAGATTAATGAGTGGCCTTTGATGTCAACAATTGTGGTTAAGGTGAGTGAATCTTGCTACGATATTGCAATTGTTGCACACCATATCATTGCTGATATGTTAAGTACCAGTGTATTATTTAAGGAACTCTGGTACGCATATGACCAGATGTTGGCGGGTGGAAATGTCAGCTTTGAAAACTCCTCTCCACCTTCTTACACAGATTACGTGCGTTTGCTTGTGGAACAAGACAAAGGTGGTGCTTTGGCGAGCCACGTTGATTATTGGAATTCTCAGTTTCCTTCTAGGGAATACACGTTCGTAGTTCCTTTTGACCATCTTAATGGCTCGAATGATGAGGCTTCCGCTTGCAGTCAAAAATTTATCTTGACTAAAGAACAAACTGATACACTGGTACGCAAAGCTAAACAGCACTATGGTTGTAATGTGTATACTCTTTTACTGGCTCCTCTGTATCAGCTGATGGCAAATTGGTCTGACAAATCTTGGGTCGTGGTTAGCCATCGTACCAACGGTAGAGATTTGGGTGCAAATCATCTGTTTTGGGAAAGCGTCGGTAATTATGCTGTCAATTTTCCTGTGGGAATCAACGTAGAACATCAGGAAAAGTGGGAACAGATTATTAAGAATATTAAAGATGGATTTGATGGGTTGCCAATGAATGGTAATACGTTTGATTGGATATGCGATCGCTTGCCCAGCCATATCTATCCTGATGCTAATTTGACACCTATACGGGCGAATTACCTGGGGAACCGCACTCTCCCGGTATCTGAGGTGTTTGAGTTCTTGGCGGAAGATCGCGATCGCCGATTGTCTCCTCCCGAACAAAAACGCACAACCTTGCTGGAGTTTTTCTTTTTCACCATCAATGGAAGCTTACACTTAGAAATCGAATACTCTCGCAATTTTCATCTGAGCGAAACTATCAATGAGCTGGGTAAGCAGTACTTAAAGCTTATGGATGATATGCTTGCAGCGATGTATGTGGAAATAACTGGTTAA
- a CDS encoding MFS transporter yields MLKIKVFNYQTGEIHPIDLTPETTSKGQCTIGRALNCDLVLVSPEVSRIHGRIIYQNGDYYFTDLCSRIGSRINNEDVQANQSYILSKNDVIRIGGFVILVESVEASSIRDASLGRRQGSDRHWTKDELLVRCVGVVDETADIKTFSFAAESSLPFTYKPGQFVTLELDIDGDPVLGSYFISSTPSRPHSLEITVKRVGHATDSRNRQLALVSNWLHDRITIGSTVKLVGGAMGDFTCCDKPSQKLLMISSGNGIIPIMSMTRWVSDTFSAESDLLFFHSARSPRDIIFRRELELMAARMPKFRLAMTMTHPEPGEVWMGLTGRVTEAMLQTIAPDFQERTVYICGPDSFLQAVKAMLESLAFPMENYYEEKLAAPKKGQNALKSSEKKPLLLPPSDRFQHGFQGSEEPTVIRFPYQGTPQDDATVVPFNRGMSQDEATVVPFNRGTPQDDATVVPLNRGTPHDSARAHQSAKPVTATYEKSVEARVQDKNGAQTAVEELSIPLNELFPEASGYAPKLVSNSPFSTGLPALYIIGFLSGLSMGLFSPFISTIMSQHKVSEILIGANSTLYYLAITLGTPVVAKMLPRIGLRRTMMFGLALMGLTAPLFTMTTEVSLWFIIRAVMGIACSLYFVSGQTGLNHFCRESNRAIANGLYALTFSLGFGIGPAIASVFYKFSPTLAFSLGSLLIFSGILVVLIGIPETVVVFQPSSRTGIFKKLSVPLFGAFAFGFAEAVLVSLYPVYLLQENYNVDQIGYTFSVFVIGGLLAIIPITHFADRFGKIKILLINVCIVILSILSLSLTQNFVAVQILTFIAGASLTPIFPLALALIGEKLSRDELSSGSALFTAVYSFGCTVGPILSSVVMQILDRNFIFSLVLMLFSLFTIQLMTKLMTKQQTMKPIADGVF; encoded by the coding sequence ATGCTAAAAATCAAAGTTTTTAATTATCAAACAGGTGAGATCCATCCAATAGATCTAACACCAGAAACAACCAGTAAAGGTCAGTGTACTATTGGGCGAGCCTTGAACTGTGACTTAGTTCTGGTTAGCCCTGAGGTAAGTCGCATACACGGCAGAATTATCTACCAAAATGGGGATTATTATTTTACCGATCTGTGTAGTCGGATTGGTTCCCGAATCAACAACGAAGACGTTCAAGCTAACCAGAGCTACATCTTGTCAAAGAATGATGTCATCCGCATCGGGGGATTTGTCATCCTTGTTGAATCGGTGGAAGCATCTTCGATAAGAGACGCCTCCCTTGGTAGGAGACAAGGTAGCGATCGCCATTGGACAAAGGATGAGTTGCTTGTTCGATGTGTGGGGGTGGTTGATGAAACTGCAGACATCAAGACATTTTCCTTTGCGGCTGAGTCATCGCTGCCGTTTACTTATAAGCCCGGACAGTTTGTTACCCTAGAGTTGGACATTGATGGAGACCCGGTTTTAGGCTCTTACTTCATCTCCTCTACCCCTTCAAGACCCCACAGCTTGGAAATTACTGTCAAGCGCGTCGGACATGCTACTGATTCCCGCAATAGACAACTGGCTCTGGTTTCTAATTGGTTGCACGATCGCATCACTATCGGCAGTACGGTAAAATTAGTTGGCGGTGCGATGGGGGACTTTACCTGTTGTGATAAACCGTCGCAAAAACTGTTAATGATTTCATCTGGGAACGGTATCATCCCAATCATGTCGATGACGCGGTGGGTTAGCGATACATTCTCAGCTGAGTCCGATCTTCTCTTTTTCCATAGCGCCCGCAGTCCCCGTGATATCATCTTCCGGCGGGAATTAGAGTTAATGGCAGCACGTATGCCCAAATTCCGTCTGGCAATGACCATGACTCATCCAGAACCTGGTGAAGTTTGGATGGGCTTGACTGGTAGAGTTACCGAAGCAATGCTGCAAACGATTGCTCCAGACTTTCAAGAACGTACAGTTTATATTTGCGGACCAGATAGTTTTCTGCAAGCGGTGAAAGCCATGCTAGAGTCTCTCGCTTTCCCCATGGAGAACTACTACGAGGAAAAACTAGCAGCACCAAAAAAGGGGCAAAACGCCCTGAAATCCTCAGAAAAGAAACCACTATTGCTGCCGCCTAGCGATCGGTTTCAGCATGGGTTTCAGGGCAGTGAAGAACCTACGGTGATTAGATTTCCCTATCAGGGGACGCCACAAGACGATGCTACAGTTGTTCCCTTCAATCGAGGGATGTCACAAGATGAGGCTACAGTTGTTCCCTTCAATCGGGGAACGCCACAAGACGACGCTACAGTTGTTCCTCTCAATCGAGGGACACCACATGATTCTGCTAGAGCACATCAATCGGCTAAGCCAGTTACAGCAACATACGAGAAAAGCGTTGAAGCGAGAGTCCAGGATAAAAACGGCGCACAAACCGCAGTAGAGGAGCTATCAATTCCATTGAATGAGTTGTTCCCTGAAGCAAGTGGTTATGCACCCAAATTAGTTTCAAATTCTCCATTTTCCACTGGATTACCAGCCTTATACATCATCGGATTCCTGTCTGGTCTATCGATGGGGCTTTTTAGTCCCTTTATTTCAACAATCATGTCTCAACATAAAGTTTCTGAAATTTTGATAGGTGCAAATTCTACATTGTACTATCTTGCCATTACTTTGGGAACCCCCGTTGTAGCAAAGATGTTGCCCCGAATAGGGCTGCGTCGAACGATGATGTTTGGCTTGGCACTCATGGGTTTGACTGCTCCTCTGTTTACCATGACCACAGAAGTATCATTGTGGTTTATTATACGTGCTGTTATGGGTATTGCTTGCAGTTTGTACTTCGTTAGTGGACAAACAGGATTAAACCACTTTTGCCGTGAAAGCAATCGGGCGATAGCTAATGGTTTGTATGCTCTTACCTTTAGCTTAGGATTCGGCATTGGTCCTGCGATCGCTTCGGTCTTCTATAAATTTTCACCAACACTTGCTTTTTCTTTGGGTAGTCTTTTAATTTTCAGTGGCATACTAGTCGTCTTGATAGGTATACCTGAAACGGTTGTTGTTTTTCAACCGTCATCACGTACCGGAATTTTCAAAAAGCTGTCAGTTCCTCTTTTCGGTGCATTTGCTTTTGGTTTTGCTGAAGCAGTTCTAGTCTCTCTATACCCGGTGTATCTTCTTCAAGAAAATTACAATGTGGATCAGATAGGCTATACCTTTTCTGTTTTCGTCATTGGAGGACTGCTTGCCATTATTCCCATAACACATTTTGCAGATAGATTTGGCAAAATCAAGATTCTTTTAATAAATGTGTGCATCGTCATATTATCTATTTTGTCGCTTTCACTAACCCAGAACTTTGTTGCTGTCCAGATATTGACCTTTATCGCTGGAGCTAGCTTGACTCCTATTTTTCCACTAGCATTAGCACTGATTGGAGAAAAACTTTCCAGAGATGAATTATCTTCTGGAAGCGCCTTGTTTACAGCCGTTTACAGTTTTGGATGTACAGTCGGACCTATACTCTCTTCCGTAGTTATGCAAATTTTGGATAGAAATTTCATATTTAGCCTGGTGCTAATGCTATTTTCACTCTTTACGATCCAATTAATGACAAAATTAATGACAAAACAGCAAACAATGAAGCCCATAGCTGATGGCGTATTTTAA